A genome region from Erigeron canadensis isolate Cc75 chromosome 3, C_canadensis_v1, whole genome shotgun sequence includes the following:
- the LOC122593659 gene encoding uncharacterized protein LOC122593659 isoform X1, whose amino-acid sequence MDPNHVVLEISSDEEGGWNDAKNRGITDDDHNWIADILNEVNQNDCGFDDNDNDSDEVVVVSEVLPSKKKKNLSVKSSSLVDFDDDCMVLDHDPDKPLESRNDSTKNRDKESEKVVDENDDDEDDLVVVSEKGQVACRDYPHSRHLCIKFPFSSTPNQSHCDQCYCYVCDSLAPCVYWGDGSTCLDHCQATDKYDFWKLERQNSKDASKILPIQPASKVTEASISIRLPPINLVPPAVHNHVPIPSPAHAYPISSNFGVPNMINQTGTSFLSSRNKYQPSLVSQQLMRTSSCIIPREREHHNYNLGAPLQRPIFKRTGSGGPLTTNRYSYSSYRDDYGNPYSQPSVVSTSLPFSPPNHTFEEPLPRLNPTFDFSPSFQPSLNPISYMESPSLFQPQEQSSLPDYSIPSEASQLVNQGQRSTAETKQAQDIGWSQSQTTHQPPAQSSILKGTSPISEPSLATDSGGLVDCYINNDNWWLNNPPCEPGFVEVPDSLGFNEFSPEPAFIDAENERQHWC is encoded by the exons ATGGATCCAAACCATGTAGTGTTAGAAATCAGTTCAGATGAAGAGGGTGGTTGGAATGATGCTAAAAACAGGGGAATTACTGATGATGATCATAATTGGATTGCAGACATTCTTAATGAGGTTAATCAAAATGATTGTGGTTtcgatgataatgataatgattccGATGAAGTTGTTGTTGTGAGTGAGGTTTTGCcttcaaaaaagaagaaaaatttgAGTGTGAAGTCTTCATCTTTGGTTGACTTTGATGATGATTGTATGGTTCTTGATCATGACCCTGATAAGCCTTTGGAGAGTCGAAATGATAGTACGAAGAATCGCGATAAGGAGAGTGAGAAGGTTGTTGATgagaatgatgatgatgaggatgatctGGTTGTTGTTAGTGAAAAAGGGCAG GTTGCATGTCGAGATTATCCTCATTCAAGACACCTTTGTATCAAATTCCCTTTCTCGTCTACTCCAAACCAAAGTCATTGTGATCAG TGCTACTGTTATGTTTGTGACTCACTTGCTCCATGTGTCTATTGGGGTGATGGCAGTACCTGTCTCGACCATTGTCAAGCCACCGATAAATACGACTTCTGGAAACTTGAGAGGCAAAATTCCAAGGATGCAAGTAAAATTCTTCCTATCCAACCTGCTTCAAAAGTTACGGAGGCATCTATCTCAATCCGGCTCCCCCCTATAAACCTGGTCCCACCTGCAGTCCACAATCATGTCCCTATCCCAAGTCCGGCCCATGCTTACCCCATATCTTCCAATTTTGGAGTCCCGAACATGATTAACCAAACCGGAACCTCGTTTTTGTCATCTAGAAACAAGTATCAGCCAAGTTTAGTCTCCCAACAGTTAATGAGAACAAGTAGTTGTATCATTCCAAGAGAGAGGGAACACCATAATTATAACCTTGGGGCTCCTTTACAAAGACCCATCTTTAAAAGAACAGGTTCAGGTGGACCTCTAACGACAAACCGGTATTCTTATAGCTCGTACCGTGACGATTACGGAAACCCATATTCTCAGCCAAGTGTCGTCAGCACTTCCCTTCCATTCTCTCCTCCAAATCATACATTTGAGGAACCGCTACCTAGGTTAAACCCTACATTTGACTTCTCGCCAAGTTTTCAACCTTCATTAAATCCAATATCCTACATGGAAAGCCCGTCTCTGTTTCAACCTCAAGAGCAATCTTCTTTGCCAGATTATTCCATTCCTTCTGAAGCTTCCCAGCTAGTAAATCAAGGTCAAAGATCAACAGCTGAGACAAAACAAGCTCAAGACATAGGCTGGTCTCAGAGTCAGACAACCCACCAACCTCCCGCCCAAAGCTCGATACTTAAAGGTACTAGCCCAATAAGTGAGCCCTCACTTGCAACTGATTCTGGAGGGTTGGTTGATtgttatattaataatgataattggtGGCTCAACAACCCACCTTGTGAACCAGGATTTGTGGAGGTTCCTGACTCACTTGGGTTTAACGAGTTCTCTCCTGAACCTGCTTTTATCGATGCAG AGAATGAAAGGCAACATTGGTGCTGA
- the LOC122593659 gene encoding uncharacterized protein LOC122593659 isoform X2 has translation MDPNHVVLEISSDEEGGWNDAKNRGITDDDHNWIADILNEVNQNDCGFDDNDNDSDEVVVVSEVLPSKKKKNLSVKSSSLVDFDDDCMVLDHDPDKPLESRNDSTKNRDKESEKVVDENDDDEDDLVVVSEKGQVACRDYPHSRHLCIKFPFSSTPNQSHCDQCYCYVCDSLAPCVYWGDGSTCLDHCQATDKYDFWKLERQNSKDASKILPIQPASKVTEASISIRLPPINLVPPAVHNHVPIPSPAHAYPISSNFGVPNMINQTGTSFLSSRNKYQPSLVSQQLMRTSSCIIPREREHHNYNLGAPLQRPIFKRTGSGGPLTTNRYSYSSYRDDYGNPYSQPSVVSTSLPFSPPNHTFEEPLPRLNPTFDFSPSFQPSLNPISYMESPSLFQPQEQSSLPDYSIPSEASQLVNQGQRSTAETKQAQDIGWSQSQTTHQPPAQSSILKGFVEVPDSLGFNEFSPEPAFIDAENERQHWC, from the exons ATGGATCCAAACCATGTAGTGTTAGAAATCAGTTCAGATGAAGAGGGTGGTTGGAATGATGCTAAAAACAGGGGAATTACTGATGATGATCATAATTGGATTGCAGACATTCTTAATGAGGTTAATCAAAATGATTGTGGTTtcgatgataatgataatgattccGATGAAGTTGTTGTTGTGAGTGAGGTTTTGCcttcaaaaaagaagaaaaatttgAGTGTGAAGTCTTCATCTTTGGTTGACTTTGATGATGATTGTATGGTTCTTGATCATGACCCTGATAAGCCTTTGGAGAGTCGAAATGATAGTACGAAGAATCGCGATAAGGAGAGTGAGAAGGTTGTTGATgagaatgatgatgatgaggatgatctGGTTGTTGTTAGTGAAAAAGGGCAG GTTGCATGTCGAGATTATCCTCATTCAAGACACCTTTGTATCAAATTCCCTTTCTCGTCTACTCCAAACCAAAGTCATTGTGATCAG TGCTACTGTTATGTTTGTGACTCACTTGCTCCATGTGTCTATTGGGGTGATGGCAGTACCTGTCTCGACCATTGTCAAGCCACCGATAAATACGACTTCTGGAAACTTGAGAGGCAAAATTCCAAGGATGCAAGTAAAATTCTTCCTATCCAACCTGCTTCAAAAGTTACGGAGGCATCTATCTCAATCCGGCTCCCCCCTATAAACCTGGTCCCACCTGCAGTCCACAATCATGTCCCTATCCCAAGTCCGGCCCATGCTTACCCCATATCTTCCAATTTTGGAGTCCCGAACATGATTAACCAAACCGGAACCTCGTTTTTGTCATCTAGAAACAAGTATCAGCCAAGTTTAGTCTCCCAACAGTTAATGAGAACAAGTAGTTGTATCATTCCAAGAGAGAGGGAACACCATAATTATAACCTTGGGGCTCCTTTACAAAGACCCATCTTTAAAAGAACAGGTTCAGGTGGACCTCTAACGACAAACCGGTATTCTTATAGCTCGTACCGTGACGATTACGGAAACCCATATTCTCAGCCAAGTGTCGTCAGCACTTCCCTTCCATTCTCTCCTCCAAATCATACATTTGAGGAACCGCTACCTAGGTTAAACCCTACATTTGACTTCTCGCCAAGTTTTCAACCTTCATTAAATCCAATATCCTACATGGAAAGCCCGTCTCTGTTTCAACCTCAAGAGCAATCTTCTTTGCCAGATTATTCCATTCCTTCTGAAGCTTCCCAGCTAGTAAATCAAGGTCAAAGATCAACAGCTGAGACAAAACAAGCTCAAGACATAGGCTGGTCTCAGAGTCAGACAACCCACCAACCTCCCGCCCAAAGCTCGATACTTAAAG GATTTGTGGAGGTTCCTGACTCACTTGGGTTTAACGAGTTCTCTCCTGAACCTGCTTTTATCGATGCAG AGAATGAAAGGCAACATTGGTGCTGA
- the LOC122593659 gene encoding uncharacterized protein LOC122593659 isoform X3, giving the protein MDPNHVVLEISSDEEGGWNDAKNRGITDDDHNWIADILNEVNQNDCGFDDNDNDSDEVVVVSEVLPSKKKKNLSVKSSSLVDFDDDCMVLDHDPDKPLESRNDSTKNRDKESEKVVDENDDDEDDLVVVSEKGQVACRDYPHSRHLCIKFPFSSTPNQSHCDQCYCYVCDSLAPCVYWGDGSTCLDHCQATDKYDFWKLERQNSKDASKILPIQPASKVTEASISIRLPPINLVPPAVHNHVPIPSPAHAYPISSNFGVPNMINQTGTSFLSSRNKYQPSLVSQQLMRTSSCIIPREREHHNYNLGAPLQRPIFKRTGSGGPLTTNRYSYSSYRDDYGNPYSQPSVVSTSLPFSPPNHTFEEPLPRLNPTFDFSPSFQPSLNPISYMESPSLFQPQEQSSLPDYSIPSEASQLVNQGQRSTAETKQAQDIGWSQSQTTHQPPAQSSILKGNIFDF; this is encoded by the exons ATGGATCCAAACCATGTAGTGTTAGAAATCAGTTCAGATGAAGAGGGTGGTTGGAATGATGCTAAAAACAGGGGAATTACTGATGATGATCATAATTGGATTGCAGACATTCTTAATGAGGTTAATCAAAATGATTGTGGTTtcgatgataatgataatgattccGATGAAGTTGTTGTTGTGAGTGAGGTTTTGCcttcaaaaaagaagaaaaatttgAGTGTGAAGTCTTCATCTTTGGTTGACTTTGATGATGATTGTATGGTTCTTGATCATGACCCTGATAAGCCTTTGGAGAGTCGAAATGATAGTACGAAGAATCGCGATAAGGAGAGTGAGAAGGTTGTTGATgagaatgatgatgatgaggatgatctGGTTGTTGTTAGTGAAAAAGGGCAG GTTGCATGTCGAGATTATCCTCATTCAAGACACCTTTGTATCAAATTCCCTTTCTCGTCTACTCCAAACCAAAGTCATTGTGATCAG TGCTACTGTTATGTTTGTGACTCACTTGCTCCATGTGTCTATTGGGGTGATGGCAGTACCTGTCTCGACCATTGTCAAGCCACCGATAAATACGACTTCTGGAAACTTGAGAGGCAAAATTCCAAGGATGCAAGTAAAATTCTTCCTATCCAACCTGCTTCAAAAGTTACGGAGGCATCTATCTCAATCCGGCTCCCCCCTATAAACCTGGTCCCACCTGCAGTCCACAATCATGTCCCTATCCCAAGTCCGGCCCATGCTTACCCCATATCTTCCAATTTTGGAGTCCCGAACATGATTAACCAAACCGGAACCTCGTTTTTGTCATCTAGAAACAAGTATCAGCCAAGTTTAGTCTCCCAACAGTTAATGAGAACAAGTAGTTGTATCATTCCAAGAGAGAGGGAACACCATAATTATAACCTTGGGGCTCCTTTACAAAGACCCATCTTTAAAAGAACAGGTTCAGGTGGACCTCTAACGACAAACCGGTATTCTTATAGCTCGTACCGTGACGATTACGGAAACCCATATTCTCAGCCAAGTGTCGTCAGCACTTCCCTTCCATTCTCTCCTCCAAATCATACATTTGAGGAACCGCTACCTAGGTTAAACCCTACATTTGACTTCTCGCCAAGTTTTCAACCTTCATTAAATCCAATATCCTACATGGAAAGCCCGTCTCTGTTTCAACCTCAAGAGCAATCTTCTTTGCCAGATTATTCCATTCCTTCTGAAGCTTCCCAGCTAGTAAATCAAGGTCAAAGATCAACAGCTGAGACAAAACAAGCTCAAGACATAGGCTGGTCTCAGAGTCAGACAACCCACCAACCTCCCGCCCAAAGCTCGATACTTAAAG GTAACATCTTTGACTTTTAA